The Bombus fervidus isolate BK054 chromosome 1, iyBomFerv1, whole genome shotgun sequence genome includes a window with the following:
- the LOC139986650 gene encoding serine/arginine-rich splicing factor 7, translating to MNKMPRYPSDCKVYVGNLGNGATRRELEDAFSYYGSLRNVWVARNPPGFAFVEFEDARDAEDAIRGLDGRTICGRRARVEASNGRRLRDRSYFRRGVGKLFHPEDRCYECGERGHYARNCQRHRNTRKKRSHSRSYSRSKSQSRSRSRSRSRSRSRSKHSRSSSRSRSHSRSDYTKEKLCNKRRSDSRDHSPPNPNLFLDITANKTMYILYLICV from the exons ATGAATAAG atgCCAAGATATCCTTCAGATTGTAAAGTCTATGTAGGAAACTTAGGAAATGGTGCAACAAGACGAGAATTGGAAGATGCTTTCTCTTATTATGGATCTTTAAGGAATGTATGGGTAGCTAGAAACCCACCTGGATTTGCTTTTGTGGAATTTGAAGATGCTAGAGATGCAGAAGATGCAATAAGAGGACTTGATGGGAGAACTATATGTGGAAGACGAGCTCGTGTGGAAGCATCTAATGGGAGAAGATTAAGAGATAGAAGTTATTTCAGAAGAGGTGTAGGCAAACTATTTCATCCTGAAGATAGGTGTTACGAATGTGGTGAAAGAGGTCACTATGCTAGAAATTGTCAACGACATAGAAATACTCGTAAGAAAAG atcCCACTCCAGGTCTTATTCACGGTCAAAATCGCAATCAAGGTCACGGTCTCGCTCACGTTCGAGGTCAAGATCAAGAAGCAAGCATTCACGATCATCATCTCGTAGCCGTTCTCATAGTAGAAGCGATTATACTAAAGAGAAACTTTGTAATAAACGGCGATCTGATTCTAGAGATCATAGTCCGCCAAATCCAAATCTGTTTCTAGATATCACAGCAAATAAAACGatgtatattctttatttgATATGTGTATGA
- the Nnp-1 gene encoding ribosomal RNA processing protein 1 homolog Nnp-1 isoform X2 — translation MAVRKRYLFEPMPKSILHVKHISSKQVSEKDKKAIVIAQEIKFARLLSCNDKVTRDKVLKYLKRWLIVRTQSSLALSKEDFMRLWKGLFYYMWVSDKPLIQEELAESLSKIVHCLKAKEVVVLYTECVLRTLGIEWFGIDQYRLDKFCMLVRRIIRQTFQKCKENLWDIEWIKDISEILEKLLVDPKICLGFTMHITEIYLEELAKISDGNIPENVVTEFIKPFILYFISMDDERQIQHVMRHIFRYLIFQSDIGVDYTEKFKAWRSAGFPAGSIDAMEKIELSDEEDSNISRDIEIYHEKQMKYNTEKPLDPRAGRIDVELPQIPFNPRQIADLLNKYKFHSSSTTKSRRQLRRLIKEYIELSDGKMPLGIKEIRTPKMQKKNTDIKSAAVRLLKFEQELYSDTLQKGRKKKKNKQLIHDESDKFSEEESENINDETNREDNTVEMNNDETIKKKRKMKHKLDFTDNLINSQNQNICKADAKDSNSKLRNNSSLLIEDIDENKKIKLKKNKNITAKTLNIVKQVKRKKSTKSKVTGKWDVSDNIEPSILLMDNNTTKSCMKIDENSVTNNHEQKNNIYGKQQTCLVPILTKLENKKNVSTNKLKKKTRNKCYYKF, via the exons ATGGCAGTTAGAAAACGTTATTTATTTGAACCGATGCCTAAGTCTATACTACATGTGAAACATATATCTTCAAAGCAAGTGagtgaaaaagataaaaaagcaATTGTTATTGcacaagaaataaaatttgctcGATTACTTTCATGTAATGATAAAGTAACTCGAGATAAAgtactaaaatatttaaaaaggtGGTTGATAGTTCGTACACAAAGTTCTCTTG cACTTTCAAAGGAGGATTTTATGCGATTATGGAAaggtttattttattacatgtgGGTGTCAGACAAACCCTTGATTCAAGAAGAACTAGCAGAATCTCTTAGTAAAATTGTACATTGTTTAAAAGCTAAAGAGGTAGTAGTACTCTATACAGAATGTGTTTTAAGAACATTAGGTATTGAATGGTTTGGTATAGATCAATATAGATTAGATAAATTTTGCATG CTAGTTCGAAGAATAATTCGACAGACTTTCCAGAAATGTAAAGAGAATTTATGGGATATTGAAtggataaaagatatttctgaAATACTTGAAAAGTTATTAGTTGATCCAAAAATATGTCTTGGTTTTACTATGCATATAACAGAAATATATCTAGAAGAACTTGCAAAa attaGTGATGGAAATATACCAGAAAATGTTGTTACAGAATTTATTAaaccatttattttatattttatatctatgGATGATGAAAGACAAATTCAACATGTAATGAGACATATTTTTAGGTATCTGATTTTTCAATCAGATATTGGTGTGGATTATACGGAAAAATTTAAAGCTTGGAGAAGt GCTGGCTTTCCTGCTGGTTCTATTGATGCTATGGAAAAAATAGAACTGTCAGACGAAGAAGATAGTAATATTAGCAGAGACATAGAAATTTATCatgaaaaacaaatgaaatataatacagAGAAACCACTAGATCCTAGAGCTGGTAGAATAGATGTTGAATTGCCACAAATACCTTTTAATCCAAGACAGATAGCTGATTTGTTAAATaagtataaatttcattcctCATCAACAACAAAATCACGTAGACAATTACGTCGTCTTATTAAAGA GTATATAGAATTATCAGATGGTAAAATGCCATTAGGCATTAAGGAAATAAGAACTCCAAAAatgcaaaagaaaaatacagatATAAAGTCAGCTGCAGTACGTCTTTTAAAATTTGAGCAGGAATTATATTCGGATACGCTACAAAAAGGgcgcaaaaagaaaaagaataagcAGTTAATACATGATGAAAGTGATAAATTTAGTGAAGAAGAATCAGAAAATATTAACGATGAAACTAATCGTGAAGATAATACTGTAGAAATGAACAATGatgaaactattaaaaaaaaaagaaaaatgaagcataaattagattttactgataatttaataaattcgcAAAATCAGAATATTTGTAAAGCAGATGCAAAAGATAGTAATtctaaattaagaaataattcttcattattaattgaagatattgatgaaaataagaaaataaaattaaaaaagaacaagAATATAACTGCCAAAACACTAAACATCGTCAAACaagtaaagagaaaaaagtcAACAAAATCAAAAGTTACTGGTAAATGGGATGTTTCTGATAATATAGAACCATCCATTCTTTTGATGGATAATAACACCACAAAGTcatgtatgaaaattgatgaaaattcAGTTACAAATAACCACGAgcaaaagaataatatatatggTAAACAACAAACTTGCTTGGTAcctatattaacaaaattagagaataaaaaaaatgtaagt ACCAATAAgcttaaaaagaaaacacgaaATAAGTGCTACTACAAGTTCTAA
- the Nnp-1 gene encoding ribosomal RNA processing protein 1 homolog Nnp-1 isoform X1, which translates to MAVRKRYLFEPMPKSILHVKHISSKQVSEKDKKAIVIAQEIKFARLLSCNDKVTRDKVLKYLKRWLIVRTQSSLALSKEDFMRLWKGLFYYMWVSDKPLIQEELAESLSKIVHCLKAKEVVVLYTECVLRTLGIEWFGIDQYRLDKFCMLVRRIIRQTFQKCKENLWDIEWIKDISEILEKLLVDPKICLGFTMHITEIYLEELAKISDGNIPENVVTEFIKPFILYFISMDDERQIQHVMRHIFRYLIFQSDIGVDYTEKFKAWRSAGFPAGSIDAMEKIELSDEEDSNISRDIEIYHEKQMKYNTEKPLDPRAGRIDVELPQIPFNPRQIADLLNKYKFHSSSTTKSRRQLRRLIKEYIELSDGKMPLGIKEIRTPKMQKKNTDIKSAAVRLLKFEQELYSDTLQKGRKKKKNKQLIHDESDKFSEEESENINDETNREDNTVEMNNDETIKKKRKMKHKLDFTDNLINSQNQNICKADAKDSNSKLRNNSSLLIEDIDENKKIKLKKNKNITAKTLNIVKQVKRKKSTKSKVTGKWDVSDNIEPSILLMDNNTTKSCMKIDENSVTNNHEQKNNIYGKQQTCLVPILTKLENKKNETPISLKRKHEISATTSSKKRVKIALHCNTAQNTSEYISQIRKSPAIPFDANKKPLAGVLKASPIPSPINPFYRRNI; encoded by the exons ATGGCAGTTAGAAAACGTTATTTATTTGAACCGATGCCTAAGTCTATACTACATGTGAAACATATATCTTCAAAGCAAGTGagtgaaaaagataaaaaagcaATTGTTATTGcacaagaaataaaatttgctcGATTACTTTCATGTAATGATAAAGTAACTCGAGATAAAgtactaaaatatttaaaaaggtGGTTGATAGTTCGTACACAAAGTTCTCTTG cACTTTCAAAGGAGGATTTTATGCGATTATGGAAaggtttattttattacatgtgGGTGTCAGACAAACCCTTGATTCAAGAAGAACTAGCAGAATCTCTTAGTAAAATTGTACATTGTTTAAAAGCTAAAGAGGTAGTAGTACTCTATACAGAATGTGTTTTAAGAACATTAGGTATTGAATGGTTTGGTATAGATCAATATAGATTAGATAAATTTTGCATG CTAGTTCGAAGAATAATTCGACAGACTTTCCAGAAATGTAAAGAGAATTTATGGGATATTGAAtggataaaagatatttctgaAATACTTGAAAAGTTATTAGTTGATCCAAAAATATGTCTTGGTTTTACTATGCATATAACAGAAATATATCTAGAAGAACTTGCAAAa attaGTGATGGAAATATACCAGAAAATGTTGTTACAGAATTTATTAaaccatttattttatattttatatctatgGATGATGAAAGACAAATTCAACATGTAATGAGACATATTTTTAGGTATCTGATTTTTCAATCAGATATTGGTGTGGATTATACGGAAAAATTTAAAGCTTGGAGAAGt GCTGGCTTTCCTGCTGGTTCTATTGATGCTATGGAAAAAATAGAACTGTCAGACGAAGAAGATAGTAATATTAGCAGAGACATAGAAATTTATCatgaaaaacaaatgaaatataatacagAGAAACCACTAGATCCTAGAGCTGGTAGAATAGATGTTGAATTGCCACAAATACCTTTTAATCCAAGACAGATAGCTGATTTGTTAAATaagtataaatttcattcctCATCAACAACAAAATCACGTAGACAATTACGTCGTCTTATTAAAGA GTATATAGAATTATCAGATGGTAAAATGCCATTAGGCATTAAGGAAATAAGAACTCCAAAAatgcaaaagaaaaatacagatATAAAGTCAGCTGCAGTACGTCTTTTAAAATTTGAGCAGGAATTATATTCGGATACGCTACAAAAAGGgcgcaaaaagaaaaagaataagcAGTTAATACATGATGAAAGTGATAAATTTAGTGAAGAAGAATCAGAAAATATTAACGATGAAACTAATCGTGAAGATAATACTGTAGAAATGAACAATGatgaaactattaaaaaaaaaagaaaaatgaagcataaattagattttactgataatttaataaattcgcAAAATCAGAATATTTGTAAAGCAGATGCAAAAGATAGTAATtctaaattaagaaataattcttcattattaattgaagatattgatgaaaataagaaaataaaattaaaaaagaacaagAATATAACTGCCAAAACACTAAACATCGTCAAACaagtaaagagaaaaaagtcAACAAAATCAAAAGTTACTGGTAAATGGGATGTTTCTGATAATATAGAACCATCCATTCTTTTGATGGATAATAACACCACAAAGTcatgtatgaaaattgatgaaaattcAGTTACAAATAACCACGAgcaaaagaataatatatatggTAAACAACAAACTTGCTTGGTAcctatattaacaaaattagagaataaaaaaaat GAAACACCAATAAgcttaaaaagaaaacacgaaATAAGTGCTACTACAAGTTCTAAAAAACGAGTGAAAATTGCTCTTCACTGTAATACAGCTCAAAATACATCTGaatatatttcacaaattCGGAAAAGTCCAGCTATACCTTTTGATGCAAACAAGAAACCATTAGCAGGTGTACTAAAAGCAAGTCCTATACCAAGTCCAATTAATCCATTttatagaagaaatatataa